The following are from one region of the Achromobacter xylosoxidans genome:
- a CDS encoding c-type cytochrome produces MSNEQEHIEEHSSPIKTPKQLIVTIVLSFVIPIAIIILLVNMVVSGTKTGAGSDTLSQEAVAKRIAPVAGFQLVDANAPKVFKTGEQVFAAVCTACHTAGVAGAPKVGDNAAWAPFITAGYDAMMNVALHGKGGMPAKGGNPTLSDYEVARAVVYMANKSGASLSEPAAPAAEGDKKEAAAAPAVAVAAPAAAPAAAAPAAAAPAAAAPAAAAPAPAPAAQAAAPQAAAVNPAGEKLYKSVCFACHATGVANAPKFGDKAAWDPYIKTGMDAMVKVAMQGKPPMPPKGGAANASEDDIRAAVQYMVDAAK; encoded by the coding sequence ATGAGCAACGAGCAGGAACACATAGAAGAGCACTCCTCCCCCATCAAGACCCCGAAGCAACTGATCGTCACGATCGTCCTGTCTTTCGTGATTCCGATCGCCATCATCATCCTACTGGTGAACATGGTGGTCTCGGGCACCAAGACAGGTGCGGGTTCGGACACGCTGTCCCAGGAAGCCGTCGCCAAGCGTATCGCCCCCGTCGCGGGTTTCCAGCTGGTCGATGCGAATGCCCCCAAGGTCTTCAAGACCGGCGAACAGGTCTTCGCCGCCGTCTGTACGGCCTGTCATACCGCCGGCGTGGCTGGCGCACCCAAGGTGGGCGATAACGCCGCCTGGGCGCCCTTCATCACCGCGGGCTACGACGCCATGATGAACGTGGCCCTGCACGGCAAGGGCGGCATGCCCGCCAAGGGCGGCAACCCCACGCTGTCCGACTACGAAGTCGCGCGCGCCGTGGTGTACATGGCCAACAAGTCGGGCGCTTCGCTGTCCGAACCCGCCGCTCCGGCTGCGGAAGGCGACAAGAAGGAAGCCGCTGCCGCTCCTGCCGTCGCAGTTGCGGCGCCGGCTGCTGCCCCGGCTGCTGCTGCCCCGGCTGCTGCTGCCCCCGCGGCCGCTGCACCGGCCGCCGCGGCGCCTGCCCCTGCTCCGGCAGCCCAGGCCGCCGCGCCGCAAGCCGCGGCAGTCAATCCGGCCGGCGAAAAGCTGTACAAGAGCGTCTGTTTCGCCTGCCATGCCACCGGCGTGGCCAACGCCCCCAAGTTCGGCGACAAGGCCGCCTGGGATCCGTACATCAAGACCGGCATGGACGCCATGGTGAAGGTCGCCATGCAAGGCAAGCCGCCGATGCCCCCGAAGGGCGGCGCGGCCAACGCCTCGGAAGACGACATCCGCGCAGCGGTGCAGTACATGGTGGATGCGGCGAAGTAA
- a CDS encoding type II toxin-antitoxin system RelE/ParE family toxin encodes MAWEVEFTDEFEVWWNGLSEREQESVVATVGLLEARGTTLGFPHSSGINGSKHEHMRELRTQAGGRPLRTLYAFDPRRAAILLIGGDKTGNDRWYEEFVPLADKLYDDHLRLLRKEGQING; translated from the coding sequence ATGGCCTGGGAAGTCGAGTTCACGGACGAATTTGAGGTTTGGTGGAATGGTCTGTCGGAGCGAGAACAGGAGTCTGTCGTCGCTACCGTTGGTCTTCTGGAAGCTCGTGGCACCACCCTCGGCTTCCCGCATTCCAGCGGCATCAACGGTTCCAAGCATGAGCACATGCGGGAGCTTAGGACTCAAGCCGGAGGCCGCCCGCTGCGCACGTTGTATGCCTTTGATCCAAGGCGAGCGGCAATTTTGTTGATTGGCGGGGACAAGACGGGCAACGATCGTTGGTATGAAGAGTTTGTGCCGTTGGCAGACAAACTATATGACGATCATTTGAGATTATTGCGAAAGGAAGGGCAGATAAATGGCTAA
- a CDS encoding XRE family transcriptional regulator produces MAKKFGTLRAAMSPESQLRAKAATEQMLQEMPLQELRQARGLSQKVLAEVLHVQQPSIAKMEKRTDMYISTLRSHIEAMGGKLEVVARFPDGAVKITNFSDLAA; encoded by the coding sequence ATGGCTAAGAAATTTGGGACGCTCCGCGCCGCCATGTCGCCGGAATCACAGCTTCGCGCCAAGGCTGCCACAGAGCAGATGCTTCAAGAGATGCCGCTTCAGGAACTGCGACAGGCACGAGGTTTGTCGCAGAAAGTTCTGGCAGAGGTGTTGCATGTTCAACAGCCGTCCATTGCAAAAATGGAGAAGCGGACGGACATGTATATATCGACGTTACGAAGCCACATTGAGGCAATGGGTGGCAAGCTTGAAGTGGTCGCTCGTTTCCCGGATGGCGCTGTCAAGATCACCAATTTTTCTGATCTGGCCGCGTAG
- a CDS encoding GntR family transcriptional regulator codes for MSSPISTEAILDRSAGAPLWTQFRDVVRGKILQGELAVGDKLPTEAEFGEQYGISRIVVREALADLVRNGLIYKIRGQGAFVSARERDEDFVSTVLGFSDEMERKGRTVRTQVLLQELRAPTTHEASSLGLTEDNQVVALKRLRSVDGELQLLVETAVPADLVPGLHRTRLENRSLYDVLRRQYGLRIVRAERWIDAVQPDAQTCELLGMKEPEPLLRIESIAYGANGRALEHYRALHRCKSSRLHVQTTT; via the coding sequence ATGAGCAGCCCCATCTCCACCGAAGCCATATTGGACCGCAGCGCCGGCGCCCCGCTCTGGACTCAGTTCCGCGACGTGGTGCGCGGCAAGATCCTGCAAGGCGAACTGGCCGTCGGCGACAAGCTGCCCACCGAGGCCGAGTTCGGCGAGCAATATGGCATTTCGCGCATCGTCGTGCGCGAAGCGCTGGCGGACCTGGTCCGCAACGGCCTGATCTACAAGATCCGCGGCCAGGGCGCCTTCGTATCGGCGCGCGAGCGCGACGAAGACTTCGTGTCCACCGTGCTGGGCTTTTCGGACGAAATGGAACGCAAGGGCCGCACGGTACGCACCCAGGTGCTGCTGCAGGAACTACGCGCACCCACGACGCACGAAGCCAGTTCGCTGGGGCTGACTGAAGACAACCAGGTCGTGGCGCTCAAGCGCCTGCGCAGCGTCGACGGCGAACTGCAATTGCTGGTGGAAACGGCCGTGCCCGCCGATCTGGTGCCGGGCCTGCACCGCACCCGCCTGGAAAACCGCTCGCTGTATGACGTGCTGCGCAGGCAGTACGGCCTGCGCATCGTGCGCGCGGAACGTTGGATCGACGCGGTGCAGCCGGACGCCCAGACCTGCGAATTGCTGGGCATGAAGGAACCCGAACCCCTGCTGCGCATCGAGTCCATCGCCTATGGCGCCAACGGGCGCGCGCTGGAGCATTACCGCGCCTTGCACCGCTGCAAGTCCAGCCGGCTGCATGTGCAGACTACGACCTGA
- a CDS encoding glycerol-3-phosphate dehydrogenase/oxidase, with product MSPRTSPFVRPASLAGRHFSTVIVGAGINGAGVFRDLSLQGVDCLIVDKGDVAAGASSAPSRMIHGGLRYLESGSFSLVAEATRERNLLLRNAAHLVQPLETVVPLSSRFGGLWGSMLRFAGLNASPGARGRCVVGLGLRLYDKLGRNQRVMPEHRIERVPAADSTLFGAAVRWTATYYDAWIRHPEWLVLELIDDAHRGHPASAASNYCGVTACQGRVITLRDALTGESVQVTADTVVNATGAWLDRAAGALEGDGSRVMGTKGSHLILDHPALRAALQGRMAYFEASDGRVCIVYPFLDRVLVGSTDIPIDDPDLAATEPAEIDYLLDVLHEVFPRLHFSRKDVVYTYVGVRPLAQSDADKPGQISRDHAVVIDPPNARREVPMVCLVGGKWTTFRSLAQLAADAVLQQLGRARRQSTEQVAIGGGAGMPADAAGRQRFLDSIQAAAALDRGRVAELFMRYGSRAGAMAADFAAAGDKPLRHAPDHSTAEIRYLCRETAVQHLADLVIRRTLLAIRGQVTPALLAELADIAAAELGWSLARRQDELRACTATLRDRHCVQLPPDEASWAEPAESALATGSISNSLTT from the coding sequence ATGAGCCCGCGCACCTCGCCTTTCGTGCGCCCGGCCTCCTTGGCGGGCCGCCATTTTTCCACCGTGATCGTTGGCGCGGGCATCAACGGCGCTGGCGTGTTCCGCGACCTGTCGCTGCAGGGCGTGGATTGCCTGATCGTCGACAAGGGCGATGTGGCCGCAGGCGCCAGCAGCGCGCCATCGCGCATGATCCACGGCGGCTTGCGCTACCTGGAAAGCGGATCCTTTTCCCTGGTGGCCGAAGCCACGCGCGAACGCAATCTGCTGCTGCGCAACGCGGCGCATCTGGTGCAGCCGCTGGAAACCGTGGTGCCGCTATCCAGCCGCTTCGGCGGCCTGTGGGGCAGCATGCTGCGCTTTGCCGGCCTGAACGCCTCGCCGGGCGCGCGCGGGCGGTGCGTGGTGGGACTGGGCTTGCGTCTCTACGACAAGCTGGGCCGCAACCAGCGCGTCATGCCGGAACATCGCATCGAACGCGTGCCGGCGGCGGACAGTACGCTGTTCGGCGCGGCGGTGCGCTGGACGGCCACGTACTACGACGCCTGGATACGGCATCCGGAATGGCTGGTGCTGGAGCTGATCGACGATGCGCATCGCGGCCATCCGGCCTCGGCCGCATCGAACTACTGCGGCGTGACGGCTTGCCAAGGCCGCGTCATTACGCTGCGCGATGCGCTGACCGGCGAATCCGTGCAAGTCACGGCCGACACGGTGGTCAACGCGACGGGCGCCTGGCTGGACCGCGCGGCCGGCGCCCTGGAAGGCGATGGCTCGCGCGTCATGGGCACCAAGGGATCACACCTGATCCTGGACCATCCGGCGCTACGCGCCGCGCTCCAGGGGCGCATGGCTTACTTCGAAGCGTCCGACGGCCGGGTGTGCATCGTCTACCCGTTCCTGGACCGGGTGCTGGTGGGATCCACCGACATTCCGATTGATGATCCCGACCTGGCCGCGACCGAGCCGGCGGAGATCGACTACCTGCTCGACGTGTTGCATGAGGTGTTTCCCCGCCTGCATTTCAGCCGCAAGGACGTGGTCTACACTTACGTGGGCGTCAGGCCGCTGGCCCAGTCGGATGCCGACAAGCCCGGACAGATATCGCGCGATCACGCGGTGGTGATCGACCCGCCCAACGCCCGGCGCGAGGTGCCGATGGTGTGCCTGGTCGGCGGCAAATGGACGACCTTCCGTTCGTTGGCGCAACTGGCGGCCGACGCGGTGCTGCAGCAGCTGGGCCGCGCACGGCGCCAGTCGACCGAGCAGGTGGCTATCGGCGGCGGGGCGGGCATGCCTGCCGATGCGGCGGGACGCCAACGCTTTCTGGACAGCATTCAGGCAGCCGCCGCGCTGGACCGCGGGCGCGTCGCCGAACTGTTCATGCGCTATGGTTCACGGGCAGGCGCCATGGCGGCGGATTTCGCCGCGGCGGGCGATAAGCCCTTGCGCCACGCGCCAGATCATTCAACCGCCGAGATCCGCTATCTGTGCCGCGAAACGGCTGTGCAGCACCTGGCCGACCTGGTGATCCGGCGCACCTTGCTGGCCATCCGCGGCCAAGTCACGCCGGCACTGCTGGCGGAACTGGCGGATATCGCCGCGGCCGAGCTGGGCTGGAGCCTTGCGCGCCGGCAAGACGAGTTACGAGCCTGCACCGCGACGCTGCGGGACCGGCATTGTGTTCAACTTCCTCCAGACGAGGCGTCCTGGGCAGAGCCCGCCGAATCCGCCTTGGCTACAGGTTCGATTTCAAACTCTTTGACGACATGA
- a CDS encoding FGGY family carbohydrate kinase, with translation MKTDIYLGIDMGSTGLKAVAFEAGSGATLAASGGALPYRQLAQGGCELPADAIHTALARALQGVAAQLGPRVADVRALCCTGHGAGLYALDASGQLLGGRAVASTDQRAAARARALGRRMGDALYDEVGCRPWSGQSSLIAAELYGADAGQLGRIRHLLFAKDYLGFLLTGEIATDASDASTAGLLSLNAGTWSTMACEAAGLSGLAATALAPIAPSGAAIGRLLPAQAAAFGLPAGLPVALGAIDLLASLKAVNAERQGHAVAVLGTWCVNAVVAPAREPKPEVGAIVSFGDPDRRLYLENSPSSMANVAWLARTLQFQDAAAAVNCAMEVPLGAEGLRFLPFINGGSWPAGASAGYVGLQGHHTRAHMARAVVDAVVALHARHLKRLAALGLGVPGRVAALGGGARDLRLARLLAGFLGHAVERCGDDETGARGAALYAALSQNPGGDDLLPAPCERVEPLAAEAQAHADFYDSFHGLVDRMAPAFGHLAGPAR, from the coding sequence ATGAAAACAGACATCTACCTCGGCATAGACATGGGCTCCACGGGCTTGAAGGCGGTTGCCTTCGAGGCCGGGAGCGGCGCCACTCTGGCCGCATCGGGCGGCGCGCTGCCCTATCGGCAATTGGCGCAAGGCGGTTGCGAGCTGCCCGCGGACGCCATCCACACGGCGCTGGCGCGGGCCTTGCAAGGCGTGGCCGCCCAACTGGGTCCGCGCGTGGCCGACGTGCGCGCGCTGTGCTGCACGGGCCATGGCGCCGGCTTGTATGCGCTGGATGCCAGCGGCCAACTGCTGGGAGGCCGCGCGGTGGCATCGACCGACCAGCGCGCCGCCGCCCGCGCCCGGGCGCTGGGCCGCCGCATGGGCGACGCGCTGTATGACGAAGTCGGCTGCCGGCCATGGTCGGGGCAGTCGTCGCTGATCGCGGCCGAACTCTACGGCGCGGACGCCGGTCAACTCGGCCGCATCCGCCACCTGCTGTTCGCCAAGGACTATCTGGGGTTCCTGTTGACCGGCGAGATCGCCACGGACGCCAGCGACGCCAGTACGGCGGGCCTGCTGTCGCTCAATGCCGGGACTTGGTCCACGATGGCTTGCGAGGCAGCCGGCCTGTCCGGCCTGGCCGCCACGGCGCTGGCGCCCATCGCGCCCAGCGGCGCCGCAATCGGCCGGCTACTGCCAGCCCAGGCGGCCGCCTTCGGCTTGCCGGCCGGTCTCCCCGTGGCGCTGGGCGCAATCGATCTGCTCGCCTCGCTGAAAGCGGTGAATGCAGAACGCCAGGGCCATGCCGTGGCCGTACTCGGCACCTGGTGCGTGAATGCGGTGGTGGCGCCGGCCCGCGAACCGAAGCCGGAAGTCGGCGCCATCGTCAGCTTCGGCGATCCGGATCGCAGGCTCTATCTGGAAAACAGCCCCTCATCGATGGCGAACGTGGCCTGGCTGGCGCGCACCCTGCAGTTCCAGGACGCGGCCGCGGCGGTGAATTGCGCGATGGAGGTGCCCTTGGGAGCCGAGGGTCTGCGTTTTCTGCCCTTCATCAATGGCGGCAGCTGGCCGGCGGGAGCCAGCGCGGGATACGTCGGCCTGCAAGGGCATCACACCCGCGCGCACATGGCGCGCGCCGTGGTCGACGCCGTGGTGGCGTTGCACGCGCGGCATCTGAAACGCCTGGCGGCGCTTGGTCTGGGCGTGCCGGGCAGAGTGGCCGCGTTGGGCGGCGGCGCCCGGGACTTGCGCTTGGCGCGCCTGCTGGCGGGCTTTCTGGGCCACGCCGTGGAACGCTGCGGCGACGACGAAACCGGCGCGCGCGGCGCCGCCTTGTATGCCGCGCTGTCGCAAAACCCTGGCGGCGATGACTTGCTGCCCGCCCCATGCGAACGGGTCGAGCCCCTTGCCGCCGAAGCGCAGGCGCACGCCGACTTCTACGACAGCTTCCATGGCTTGGTGGACCGCATGGCCCCTGCTTTCGGCCATCTTGCGGGACCCGCCCGATGA
- a CDS encoding substrate-binding domain-containing protein, translating into MRRDFLKTVAAAGAGLASANAFAQNTSQAPGLRGNANDVYVMNVMVSGVEYWFPVYEMMKQLGHSLGVRTRYSGTPEYDVNKQLASFEQELARKPAGILLHPMNPDPFIEPINRAAAMGIPVVTFAADSPNSKRVSFVTSDNDREGAQAADAIAASLNGKGEYAVLENPGQDNHDRRVAAFINRMKTQHPGMKLVGRAASNQDPNKAYQATLSLAQANPGLGALFMPEANSALGAAQASIETKKNIKVLCCDVNAKILDMIKSGEVFGSVNPNQGVQGYMGMMLLFLARNQQLIDPMNDAKRNGTNPMAVPFLDNGLSIVSKANADDFYWDKYLARRGTKGINE; encoded by the coding sequence ATGAGACGAGATTTCTTGAAGACCGTAGCGGCGGCGGGCGCCGGCCTGGCGAGCGCCAACGCCTTTGCGCAGAACACCTCGCAAGCCCCCGGGCTGCGCGGCAACGCCAACGATGTCTACGTGATGAACGTGATGGTGTCCGGGGTGGAGTACTGGTTTCCTGTCTACGAAATGATGAAACAACTGGGCCATTCGCTCGGCGTGCGCACCCGCTATTCGGGCACGCCCGAATACGACGTCAACAAGCAGCTGGCCTCGTTCGAGCAGGAACTGGCGCGCAAGCCGGCCGGCATCCTGCTGCATCCCATGAACCCCGACCCCTTCATCGAACCCATCAACCGCGCCGCGGCCATGGGCATTCCGGTGGTGACCTTCGCGGCCGACTCGCCCAATTCCAAGCGCGTGTCGTTTGTCACGTCCGACAACGACCGCGAAGGCGCGCAGGCCGCCGACGCCATTGCGGCCTCGCTCAATGGCAAGGGCGAGTACGCGGTGCTGGAAAACCCCGGTCAGGACAACCATGACCGCCGCGTCGCCGCCTTCATCAATCGCATGAAGACCCAGCACCCCGGCATGAAGCTGGTGGGCCGCGCGGCCAGCAACCAGGATCCGAACAAGGCATACCAGGCCACGCTGAGCCTGGCGCAGGCCAACCCCGGCCTGGGCGCGCTGTTCATGCCCGAAGCCAATTCGGCGCTGGGCGCGGCGCAGGCCTCCATCGAGACCAAGAAGAACATCAAGGTCCTGTGCTGCGACGTGAACGCCAAGATCCTGGACATGATCAAGTCGGGCGAGGTCTTCGGCTCCGTCAACCCGAACCAGGGCGTGCAGGGCTACATGGGCATGATGCTGCTGTTCCTGGCGCGCAACCAGCAACTGATCGACCCGATGAACGACGCCAAGCGCAACGGCACCAACCCCATGGCCGTGCCGTTCCTGGACAACGGCCTGTCCATCGTCAGCAAGGCGAACGCCGACGACTTCTATTGGGACAAGTACCTGGCGCGTCGCGGCACCAAGGGCATCAACGAATGA
- a CDS encoding sugar ABC transporter ATP-binding protein produces MKAPAALLELQGISKQFGASKALADVRFTLRRGEIHALCGENGAGKSTLMKIIDGIHQPDSGDIYLEGERVVINGPAHAMRLGIGLVHQEISLCGDATVAENIFMPMISAGAQAWMDYAGLQERAAAVLRRLGQDIDPGLRVDALGISSQQLVEIARALTLDCKVLILDEPTAALTEVESVALFRVLHDLKAQGIGIVYISHRMAEIFEHCDRVTVLRDGRDVHSADIAALSPDALVRCMVGRDLGNYYPPRQAAGDAPAETLLEVEDLADGAAVHGISFTLRRGEILGISGLMGAGRSELAETVCGLRRARRGAVRLRGQPLRLRRYADALRHGIAYLSEDRKAAGLFLDMPIEQNVSSMALRRISSRFGLLKRTAERSLAVELGARLRLKSDGVAIDASCLSGGNQQKVAIAKLLATRPSVLLMDEPTRGVDVGAKSEIHHLLRDLANQGVGVVVISSELPEIIGLCDRALVIRNGRLAGELAASEMTEEKLLRLASGLTAEEAT; encoded by the coding sequence ATGAAGGCGCCCGCAGCGCTGCTGGAACTGCAAGGCATCAGCAAGCAGTTCGGCGCGTCCAAAGCCCTGGCCGACGTGCGCTTCACGCTGCGCCGGGGCGAAATCCATGCCTTGTGCGGCGAGAACGGCGCTGGCAAGTCGACGCTGATGAAGATCATCGACGGCATCCATCAGCCGGACAGCGGCGACATCTACCTGGAAGGCGAGCGCGTGGTCATCAATGGGCCGGCCCATGCGATGCGCCTGGGCATCGGCCTGGTCCACCAGGAAATCTCGCTCTGCGGCGACGCGACCGTGGCCGAGAACATCTTCATGCCCATGATCAGCGCCGGCGCGCAGGCCTGGATGGACTATGCCGGCCTGCAAGAGCGCGCCGCGGCCGTGCTGCGGCGGCTGGGCCAGGACATCGATCCGGGCTTGCGGGTCGATGCGCTGGGCATATCCAGCCAGCAGTTGGTCGAGATCGCCCGCGCCTTGACGCTGGACTGCAAGGTGCTGATCCTGGACGAACCCACCGCCGCGTTGACGGAAGTGGAGTCCGTGGCGCTGTTCCGCGTATTGCATGACCTCAAGGCCCAGGGCATCGGCATCGTCTACATCAGTCACCGCATGGCCGAGATCTTCGAGCACTGCGACCGCGTCACGGTGTTGCGGGACGGCCGCGACGTGCACAGCGCCGATATTGCGGCGCTTTCTCCGGATGCGCTGGTGCGCTGCATGGTGGGCCGCGACCTGGGCAACTATTACCCGCCCCGGCAGGCGGCTGGCGATGCGCCGGCCGAGACCCTGCTGGAAGTCGAGGACCTCGCCGATGGCGCCGCCGTCCACGGCATCTCGTTCACGCTGCGCCGGGGCGAAATCCTGGGCATCTCCGGCCTGATGGGCGCGGGCCGCAGCGAGCTGGCCGAAACCGTGTGCGGCCTGCGGCGCGCGCGGCGAGGCGCCGTGCGGCTGCGCGGCCAGCCCCTGCGGCTGCGCCGCTACGCCGATGCCCTGCGCCACGGCATCGCCTACCTGAGCGAAGACCGCAAGGCCGCCGGCCTGTTCCTGGACATGCCGATCGAGCAGAACGTGTCTTCGATGGCGCTGCGCCGCATCAGCTCGCGCTTCGGCCTGCTCAAACGCACGGCGGAACGCAGCCTGGCCGTCGAGCTGGGCGCCCGGCTCAGGCTCAAGTCGGACGGCGTGGCGATCGATGCCAGTTGCCTGTCGGGGGGCAACCAGCAGAAGGTGGCCATCGCCAAACTGCTGGCGACCCGCCCCTCGGTGCTGCTGATGGACGAACCGACGCGCGGCGTGGACGTCGGCGCCAAATCCGAGATCCATCACCTGCTGCGCGACCTGGCCAATCAGGGCGTGGGCGTGGTGGTGATCTCGTCCGAGCTGCCGGAGATCATCGGGCTGTGCGACCGGGCCCTGGTCATACGCAACGGCAGGCTCGCCGGAGAACTGGCGGCAAGCGAGATGACGGAAGAAAAACTGCTGCGGCTGGCCTCGGGCCTGACCGCCGAGGAGGCCACATGA
- a CDS encoding ABC transporter permease, producing MPPSAGLPTEPRPGRRLGSFREAGLLLIIAALCVVMSFASPHFLTWENVRAMLLSFSIEGIVVVGMTILVIVGGIDLSVGSVVCLAMVITGKLFLLGLDPWTASLAAIAVCTMVGALIGGCVTRIGLSHFIASLAFMVIVRGLCLAITQGTPQSLFSLPPQFKFIGQGSIAGIPAVILIFAAIVVVSDFALRRASLLRKVFYTGSNEKAALYAGIRTGRVKFWVTVLCSTLAGVAGVVYTARFGAATPNFGVGMELNVIAAVVIGGASLKGGSGTVLGAVLGLALLSVVTSSLILLDVSPYWQDVVKGLILLGAVTVDHLMNVKKVSR from the coding sequence ATGCCTCCCTCCGCCGGCCTGCCGACGGAGCCCCGCCCAGGGCGCCGGCTGGGCAGCTTCCGCGAAGCGGGACTGCTGCTGATCATTGCCGCGTTGTGCGTCGTCATGAGTTTCGCATCGCCGCATTTCCTGACTTGGGAAAACGTGCGCGCCATGCTGCTGTCGTTTTCCATCGAAGGCATCGTGGTGGTCGGCATGACCATTCTGGTCATCGTCGGCGGCATCGACTTGTCGGTGGGCTCGGTGGTCTGCCTGGCCATGGTCATCACCGGCAAGCTCTTCCTGCTGGGGCTGGACCCATGGACCGCGAGCCTGGCCGCGATCGCCGTCTGCACGATGGTGGGCGCGCTTATCGGCGGCTGCGTCACGCGCATCGGCCTCAGCCATTTCATCGCGTCGCTGGCGTTCATGGTGATCGTGCGCGGCCTGTGCCTGGCGATTACCCAGGGTACGCCGCAATCGCTGTTCTCATTGCCCCCGCAGTTCAAGTTCATCGGGCAGGGATCCATCGCGGGCATACCCGCCGTCATCCTGATCTTCGCAGCCATCGTCGTCGTCAGCGACTTCGCGTTGCGCCGCGCCTCCTTGTTGCGCAAGGTGTTCTACACCGGCAGCAATGAAAAGGCGGCGCTCTATGCCGGCATCCGCACCGGCCGCGTGAAGTTCTGGGTCACGGTGCTGTGCTCGACCTTGGCCGGCGTCGCCGGCGTGGTCTACACGGCCCGCTTCGGCGCTGCCACGCCCAACTTCGGCGTGGGCATGGAACTCAACGTCATCGCGGCGGTGGTGATCGGCGGCGCCAGCCTCAAGGGCGGTTCGGGCACCGTGCTGGGCGCGGTGTTGGGCCTGGCCCTGCTGTCGGTTGTCACCAGCTCGCTCATCCTGCTGGACGTGTCGCCGTACTGGCAAGACGTCGTGAAGGGGCTGATCCTGCTGGGCGCCGTCACCGTCGACCATCTCATGAACGTCAAAAAGGTTTCCCGATGA
- a CDS encoding aldo/keto reductase codes for MKTTTLGASGIVCESVGLGTWAMGGWMWGGGDDAAAIAAIQASLDAGVRLIDTAPAYGLGHAESLVGQALKGRRQQAVIATKCGLVWHTRQGEHFFDEEGQAVHRHLGRASIFHEVEQSLARLQTDYIDLYITHWQDAGTPVAETMDALLDLKRQGKIRAIGVSNVDPGTLTEYLRHGPVDAIQERYSLIDREIEATLMPLCRRHNVGTLGYSSLALGLLAGPIDPQRRFTGDDQRAGNPRFSVANRSRLQGFFAELEPLRQRLDCSASQLMIAWTTRPGGVSVALCGARTPQQAMQNAGAAALELSPEDLGAIDQAAGRHLQTLD; via the coding sequence ATGAAGACTACAACACTGGGCGCGTCCGGCATCGTCTGCGAATCCGTCGGCCTGGGCACCTGGGCCATGGGCGGCTGGATGTGGGGCGGCGGGGACGATGCGGCCGCCATTGCCGCCATCCAGGCGTCCCTCGACGCGGGCGTGCGGCTCATCGACACCGCGCCTGCCTATGGCCTGGGGCATGCCGAAAGCCTGGTCGGCCAGGCCCTCAAGGGGCGCCGCCAGCAAGCCGTCATCGCCACCAAATGCGGACTGGTCTGGCACACCCGCCAAGGCGAGCATTTCTTCGACGAGGAAGGCCAGGCCGTGCACCGCCACCTGGGCCGCGCCTCCATCTTCCACGAAGTGGAGCAAAGCCTGGCGCGGCTGCAGACGGACTACATCGACCTCTACATCACCCATTGGCAGGACGCCGGCACGCCCGTCGCCGAGACCATGGACGCCCTGTTGGATCTGAAGCGGCAAGGCAAGATCCGCGCCATCGGCGTCAGCAACGTGGATCCCGGCACCTTGACGGAATACCTGCGCCATGGCCCGGTCGACGCCATCCAGGAACGCTACAGCCTGATCGACCGCGAGATCGAAGCCACGCTGATGCCGCTGTGCCGCCGCCACAACGTCGGCACCCTCGGGTACTCCTCGCTGGCGCTCGGCCTGCTGGCGGGCCCCATCGATCCGCAACGCCGCTTTACCGGCGACGACCAGCGTGCCGGCAACCCCCGCTTCAGCGTCGCCAACCGCAGCCGGCTGCAAGGCTTCTTCGCGGAACTGGAGCCGCTGCGCCAGCGGCTGGACTGCTCGGCTTCGCAGCTGATGATCGCCTGGACCACGCGCCCAGGCGGCGTGTCCGTGGCGCTGTGCGGCGCCCGCACGCCGCAGCAGGCCATGCAGAACGCCGGCGCCGCCGCGCTGGAACTGTCGCCTGAAGACCTCGGCGCCATCGACCAGGCGGCCGGGCGCCACCTGCAAACACTGGATTGA